Within the Methanocorpusculum vombati genome, the region GCAGCCCTGACTCTTGTGGTGTTTGCCGCAGGCTGCATAGGGACCGCGGATCAGACGGCAAAAGTCAATGATACGGTGAACGTTTTTTATACCCTGACGCTGGAAGACGGAACCGTCCACCAGACCAATGTCGGAAAAGAACCGCTGAGTTTTGTTCTCGGTTCCGGTCAGGTTGTCAAAGGATTTGATGCCGCGGTCACCGGCATGAAACCGGGAGAAACAAAGACCGTAACCCTGACCCCGGATCAGGCCTACGGTGCATACAGCTACGACACATACGCCGACATTCCGCTCTCCCTTGCAGAGACCTACAACAACGGCCCCATCTCTGTCGGGTCCACCTTCCTGATGTACGACTACTCGACCGGTGCAATTCAGGTGGTACAGGGTGAAGTCATGGTAATCGACAACGAGAGCAACATGACCCGCGTCGTCATCAACCCTCCGCTTGCAGGAAAAACCCTGACCTTTGAGATCACGCTCGACTCCATCGGGAAGAAAACCACATAATCTTTTTTTGCCGGACATCAGGAAAAGTTCTTTGCCTCATGACGTCCACATCTCCAAATAAGTACATACGTACCAGAGATACCTATGGGAAACGCTGAAAATAAACGGTTCCAGATTGGCTGGCTGAGTGTAATTCTGATGCTCGGTGTCGCAATTCTGGTAGGATATGCAGGTCTCGGACTACTGGCAGCCGCCGGTGTGTTCCTGCTTGGCATCGGTCTCATCATGGTCGCCTTATCCTTTGCACTTGGCAGAAAAGAACCGCTGATCACCGGTGCCGGTGTACTGTTTGCAGTTATCGGTGCGGTTCTGATGCTGCTGTACGCAGGAGCGGATCTGATGCTGGTCCTCGGCGGAGCACTTGCCGGTATTGCCCTTGCTGCAATCGTCTATGTTGCAGCAAAGAAATAATCAAATTTTTCGGGAAGTTACAAAAATATGACGACGGATTTACGAAGTAAAGTCGAGGAAGACCGCGGACTGCTGAAGAAGATTCAGATGGGAATCCCGGGTTTCCGCGGATACCGGCAGAAGGAAGATCTGCGCATTGCAGACTCCCTTCTCCGGATGCAGGTTGCGGATCTGCTGAAGTCGGATGTTCTGGGAACCCTTGAACTGATCCGTGAACGTGCGGGAAATGCACTGGAACTGGATCTGATGAACGACATTGCAACGGTTGTCTCTGCGGCAAAAACCGCAGAGACCAGAGTCCGCCACGCAGAACAGGGATACTCGGGAATCTCACCGGCGTACCGCGTCACTGACGAGCAGCTGAACACGCTGTATGAGTTTGACGTCTCGCTTGTCGACGGTATCAGATCCCTGGGCAAACTGTGCCGTACCGCGCTCGGTTCAGCTGATGCAGGAGATTTCGGCCTGGTGAAAGCGGATCTCCGCGACATCCGTGCGGGTCTTGCAGAGCTATTGGCAGTGTTTGAGAAACGTATCGAGACAATGGCAGGGCTTGGTGCATTCTAATGGCATTATTCTCAAAAGTGAACAAAAAGATCGGTTCCGGCTCCGACATCGAAGGAGCAGATTCCCGGAAAGGATTCTACTGGGTTGAGGATCAGAAAGGCGACAATGTGATGTGGCGCCTTCCAAGAAACGTGATGTGGAACGACAACGTGCTGGTCCGTGAGGATGAGTACGGTATCTTCTTCCGCGACGGAAAAGCGCTCGCGGTCTTCGATCGCCCCGACCGGTATGCGCTGACGACACAGAACATTCCCGTCCTGAAAGATATTGCGGGAACGGTTCTGGGAAACGTCCAGATCGGTGAGTTCTTCTGGGTACAGAAACGGGAGTTCCGGGACAAGTTTGGTACCAGCCAGCCGCTTGCATTCCGCGATGTGGACTTCGGCGTTGTACAGCTGAGAATCTTCGGCCAGTTCTCCTACAAAGTAACCGAACCTCTGCAGCTGATCACGGAGTTTGTGGGAACCAAAGGCCTTACGAAGTCCGAGGAGATCGTGGAGTGGCTGAAGGGCCAGATTGTTGCAGTCCTGAACGACACGCTCGGTGAACTGAAGGCAAAGAAACAGATGGGCGTTCTGGATATGCCTGCATACCTGCAAGAGATCGAACAGCTCTGTCTTGCAAAACTCACCCGTGAGACCGAGGTCTACGGTCTGAAGATCATGAAGTTTGCCGGTCTGAACATCAACATGCCCGAAGAGGTTCAGGAGGCAATCAACAAGCGCGGCGCAATGTCTGCTCTTGGCGTGAACTACATCCAGTACCAGTCCGGTAAGGCAATTGAAGGTATCGGAACCGGCGCAGCACAGGGAGGCGGCGAAGGTTCCGGCTTTGCAATGATGGGTGCAGGCATGGGCGCGGGAGTCGGTATGGGTAACATGATGGCACAGGGAATGGCGGGTATGGCCGCAGGCCAGCCGGCACCGTTCGGCGGTCAGCAGGGTACCCAGCAGCCGCAGACTCCGGCTGCCGCCGCAGTACCGCAGGTAACCTGTGCAAAGTGCGGAACGGCAGCACCTGCCGGTACAAAGTTCTGTCCCGAATGCGGCTCACCAATGGCACCGCCCGCTTCAGGCAGATGTGCAAACTGCGGGGCAGCCCTTCTGCCCGGTGCAAAGTTCTGTCCGGAATGCGGGACCAAAGTCGGGTCACCGAAGTGTCCGGCCTGCGGTGCTGATGTTCCGGCAGGCACAAAGTTCTGCCCCGAGTGCGGACAGAAACTCTAACCTTTTTTTAATCCCCTTACCCCAACACCAGTGAGCAGAACCATATCCAGCCGATAAACACCGCAGAGGCTGCAAGCGTCAGCGGCACACCGGTACGGAAGTACTGCCAGAATGTCATCGTCTCACCGTGTTTCTCCGCATTCTGGATAATAATCACCGAACTTGCCGCGCCAAGAATCGTCAGCGTGCCTGAGATCGTACTCCCCGCCGCAAGGGCAAGATACAGATGGAGCGGTGCTGCCGCAGCCTCAAGCACCGGCAGAACCAGTGCCACATACGGCACATTCGATACCAGCTGCGGCACAAGGATACTCACCCCGAACAGCACCGGCATCGACGTGGTAAACGACTGCGGCAGCATACCCTGAATCACCCCCGTGTTCCAGACCGCGGCCATCAGCACAAACATCGACACAAAGAACAGCAGCGTACTCCAGTCCACCCCGCGCAGAAGTTCCAGCCGCCGAGGGGACAGAACCACCAGCGGCAGGGCAGCAGCCACCGCAATTGCCACCAGCGGCAGCTCGTACCCGGCAAATGACAGTATGATCCGCAGGAAGATCACAGCAAACACGAGAACAAGGGACGCCTTGGTCAGCCGTTCCAGCACCGGATCCTCCGGACTGCGGGAATCTTCAGCCGGTGATACCGCAGCACCTCCGTTTGGCAGACGCCATATCATCATGCGGTACAGAATATACAGACTCGCCAGTGCCGGAACACACAGATACACAAAGAAACTGCCGAACGCATTGGGAACGCCTCCCGACAGTGCAATCAGCAGTACCTGCGGGTTTCCAATCGGGGTCATCACACTCCCGAAGGTTACCGCTGCGGCAAGTGCCACCAGCATCCGGGTGACCGGAATCCCGAACGTGCGGGCGCAGTACAGTGCGACCGGCGTCCCGATGATTGCGACCGTATCATTCATCAGGAAAGCGGATGCTCCGGCCATCAGAAAAATAAACCAGAACATCACCTGACGGCGGGTGGACGCCTTTGCAAACATCGCAACCGACGCGGTATGCAGCAGACCGGAGCGCTCCATTGCAGCACCCAGAACAAACATCCCGAACAAAAACACGATCACCTCCACGTTCACCGCCGCAACCGCAGCGGCAGGAGTTATTGATCCCGTAACAAGCGCAAGAACCGCACCGGCAGTCATTACCGCCCATATCGGCAGACGGACACGCCCCACCTGCCGCACCACAATCAGCAGAAAAACAACCGCAAGAATACCAACGGCAATCGGAACCATAACCCGGTGCCTACACGCGGGAAATATCCAGGAGATCTACAGACCGGTACGGCCCCCGCATCACATCCCCTTGCGAATAATTCCGGACAGCCGTAAACGAAACACGGGTTCCAACCGCAAACCCTTCCGGAACACCGGCCGCAGGAATATACACGATACCGTCGTCCCCTGAAATAACCACACCGTCCCCAAGGGAGGAGATCGTCCCATCACAGGAAAACTCCTTCGTATCCGGCAGACTCACATACCATACGCACAGAACGCAGGCAACCACCAGCACCACACCAGCTATCGTATTCTTCTTTGACATAAAAAAAGGTCAGGGTTTTGCGAGGATGATCTGAATGCATGAGACATTGGAGGGGCCGTTGTCCATCTCGACCTGATCAGTAGAGGTGGTTACACTCTGTTTGACCACATTTGGCAGAAACTGGCGCGTCACAATCTCGGCAGTATCGACAGCACGAACGATGGCTTTGCCGCGGGCCTTCACGATCACCTCGGAGTTGCCGGCATTGAACTGTGTAACCACAGCAAGCACATAGTTCATCACCGGCTTGTTTCCAATCAGGACTGTATTATCCATCGTTGTAGTATCATTTGGTGATAATCAGATATCAGTTGATCGTATACATCCGGATCGGGAAAACTATCGGGGAATCCTCGTGATTTCCCGGATAGTTCCCAAAAGAACCGCATCAGAAGTATTTCTTTGTGTGCAGAAGCTCGGCGTTCAGAACAGATGCGCCCGCAGCACCGCGGATGGTGTTGTGTCCCATTGCAACAAACCTGATGCCGTCACGCACCCGTCCAACGGAGACGGTCATGCCGTTACCGCGGTTGCGGTCAAGCCGCGGCTGCGGCCGGTTTTCATCCGGAAGATAGAGAATCGTTTTTTCCGGCTGGGTCGGAAGTCCGGAAAACGGCGGCTGCCAGGTCCGGAAGGCTTCAATGACTTCGTCAGGAGTTGCCGGAACATCGATCCAGATATTTAAGGTGTGCCCGTCAATAACCGGAACGCGGTTGCAGGATGCAGATACGGTAAACGGCGCTCCGGTGATCTGCGTGCCGTCAAAGGTACCGAGAATCTTGTTTGCCTCGCGGGACATCTTCTCCTCTTCAGATCCGATATAGGGTATCACGTTGTCGTAGATGCCGAACGCCGGAACCCCTTCAAAGCCCGCGCCGGAGATCGCCTGCATGGTTGCAACGTTGATGGTGGTGAACGGGAACTTCATCAGCGGGGCAAGCGCTGTTGCAAGCATAATCGTGGAGCAGTTCGGGTTTGTCACGATGAAACCATCGCGGTTGTGGTTTTTCTTCTGCAGATCAATGAGTGCGGCATGCTCAGGGTTGACCTCGGCAATCATGAGCGGAACATCTGCGGCCATGCGGTGGGAACTTGCATTACTGAAGACACCAACACCTGCGTCCGCAATCTCGGACTCAAGGGTTGTGGCAATGTCCGCAGGAAGTGCGGAGAACACAATGTCGCAGTCCTTTACCGCGTCAACCGTGGTGGGAGAGACAACAATATCCCGAACAGACTCCGGAAACGGGGAGTCCAGCCGCCAGTTCACGACGGATCCGTAGGTCTTGCCTGCGGAACGGTCGGATGCAGTGAGGGTCGAGAGGGTAAACCACGGATGGTTTGCGAGGAGCTGGACAAAACGCTGACCGACAGCGCCGGTTGCTCCAAGAACACCAACATGAATCATGAGGTATTCATATGCTTTGCCGGATATTCATGCTTTCGTCCGCATCCCGCCGGTCATCAAACAAAGCCGCTAACCCGGATTCATCCAAAGACACTTCCATGATGCCGCCGTCCTGGGCAAAGTAGATGCAGGCGGATGCCTCCACGAAAAAGAGCCGGCGAACCGCAGCGGCATAGATGGAGACCTGACGCCGGTAGTTTCTCAGTTCGTCTGCTCCAGCAGTATGCAGGGAACCGGATTTGTAGTCGATGATGCGCCAGGTTCCGTCGGTATACCGTACAAGCCGGTCAATAGCACCGGTACACTGCCTGCCGCAGATCTCAGCCG harbors:
- a CDS encoding FKBP-type peptidyl-prolyl cis-trans isomerase, with the protein product MNTKITGALLALAALTLVVFAAGCIGTADQTAKVNDTVNVFYTLTLEDGTVHQTNVGKEPLSFVLGSGQVVKGFDAAVTGMKPGETKTVTLTPDQAYGAYSYDTYADIPLSLAETYNNGPISVGSTFLMYDYSTGAIQVVQGEVMVIDNESNMTRVVINPPLAGKTLTFEITLDSIGKKTT
- a CDS encoding SPFH domain-containing protein; this encodes MALFSKVNKKIGSGSDIEGADSRKGFYWVEDQKGDNVMWRLPRNVMWNDNVLVREDEYGIFFRDGKALAVFDRPDRYALTTQNIPVLKDIAGTVLGNVQIGEFFWVQKREFRDKFGTSQPLAFRDVDFGVVQLRIFGQFSYKVTEPLQLITEFVGTKGLTKSEEIVEWLKGQIVAVLNDTLGELKAKKQMGVLDMPAYLQEIEQLCLAKLTRETEVYGLKIMKFAGLNINMPEEVQEAINKRGAMSALGVNYIQYQSGKAIEGIGTGAAQGGGEGSGFAMMGAGMGAGVGMGNMMAQGMAGMAAGQPAPFGGQQGTQQPQTPAAAAVPQVTCAKCGTAAPAGTKFCPECGSPMAPPASGRCANCGAALLPGAKFCPECGTKVGSPKCPACGADVPAGTKFCPECGQKL
- a CDS encoding SLC13 family permease gives rise to the protein MVPIAVGILAVVFLLIVVRQVGRVRLPIWAVMTAGAVLALVTGSITPAAAVAAVNVEVIVFLFGMFVLGAAMERSGLLHTASVAMFAKASTRRQVMFWFIFLMAGASAFLMNDTVAIIGTPVALYCARTFGIPVTRMLVALAAAVTFGSVMTPIGNPQVLLIALSGGVPNAFGSFFVYLCVPALASLYILYRMMIWRLPNGGAAVSPAEDSRSPEDPVLERLTKASLVLVFAVIFLRIILSFAGYELPLVAIAVAAALPLVVLSPRRLELLRGVDWSTLLFFVSMFVLMAAVWNTGVIQGMLPQSFTTSMPVLFGVSILVPQLVSNVPYVALVLPVLEAAAAPLHLYLALAAGSTISGTLTILGAASSVIIIQNAEKHGETMTFWQYFRTGVPLTLAASAVFIGWIWFCSLVLG
- the albA gene encoding DNA-binding protein Alba produces the protein MDNTVLIGNKPVMNYVLAVVTQFNAGNSEVIVKARGKAIVRAVDTAEIVTRQFLPNVVKQSVTTSTDQVEMDNGPSNVSCIQIILAKP
- the asd gene encoding aspartate-semialdehyde dehydrogenase, with protein sequence MIHVGVLGATGAVGQRFVQLLANHPWFTLSTLTASDRSAGKTYGSVVNWRLDSPFPESVRDIVVSPTTVDAVKDCDIVFSALPADIATTLESEIADAGVGVFSNASSHRMAADVPLMIAEVNPEHAALIDLQKKNHNRDGFIVTNPNCSTIMLATALAPLMKFPFTTINVATMQAISGAGFEGVPAFGIYDNVIPYIGSEEEKMSREANKILGTFDGTQITGAPFTVSASCNRVPVIDGHTLNIWIDVPATPDEVIEAFRTWQPPFSGLPTQPEKTILYLPDENRPQPRLDRNRGNGMTVSVGRVRDGIRFVAMGHNTIRGAAGASVLNAELLHTKKYF